The genomic interval GGTGGTGAAGATGTTAATTTGATTTTCTTTAGTCATGGGATGTCTTTGACTGCTGGAATGGCCGCATTGGTTAAAATTCCATTGGCAGAAACCCGTGCACGTGGTGGATTGTCAAACACAAGTACATCAATTCTAGAAACTCATGATGGGGAAACCTTTGTAGAATTGACACGTAATGACACAACATATTTAAACTTAGGAGATGACCAAACAAATACGGTCTAATCCAACTTGAAGGAGAACGGCAATGACAAATGCAATGGAGAAAAGTATCAGTGAACTTGTCCAATTGATTGAGCAAGATGAAAAGAATTGGTCAGCGTATGTTGATCTGATTGGGGCGTTAGTTCTTGCAAATGCATTGCCAGAAGCAGAAGAACTGGGCTTAAAAAGTTTGACTTTGTTTGCAGAGACACCAGAAGCGACCCAACATTTATTGTATGCGGTTGGGAATGTCTATTACGCTGCCGGTGCATATGATCGCGCCCAACATTTTTTTGATCAAATTACGAACCCAGAGCTACATTCAGACGCTTGTTTGATGCAAGCACAGAGTTTATATGGTCAAAAGAATTATCAAAAAGCCTTAGCCTTTGCGCTAACTTATCATGAAGATAAGCCAGAAGATATTGATGGTCTAGTGCTATTAGGCCGAATCTGGTTAGCTTTGAATGATCTGGCAACTGCAAAAACATTATTTGACCAAGCACTAGCCCTTAATGCAGATGATTATGCAGCGAACTTTGCACGTGGGGTGGTTGCGGTTGCAATGGATAAAGAACCGAATAATGCCTGGCTAACACATGCACAAGCGCTTGATGCCGCACAATACAAAGCAGACGCTGAACAATTAGACGCCTTATTGACTGCAATAACAGGAGGTATCTAATATGACAGGGGATGCTACACAAGCTACGGTACAAGGACGTGTCGAACATATTGTATTTGCCGCACAAGATTCTTTCTTTAAAATCTTGGCCATTGAAGTTGATGATAATAACTTTGATTATGATGATACCGTCTTAACTGTGACGGGAAATTTCGGTGATATTCAAGTTGATGGTGAATATGAATTCTTTGGTCGACTAACAACGCATGCAAAGTATGGCCGGCAATTCATTGCAGACAATTATCAACGTATTTCTACCGGAACGATTTCAGGATTGGTCCAATACCTATCAAGTGAACGTTTTAAAGGAATTGGAGAAGCAACGGCACAAAAAATTGTGGATGAGCTAGGGATTAACGCCGTCGAATTGATTCTAGATGATATGTCTGTGCTAGACACACTTGATGTCAGTGATAAAGTCAAAAAGACGTTATACCAACAATTGCAACAATCTGATGGAATGGAACGTGCCATCTATGCCTTGAATACATTTGGTTTTGGAACAACAATGGCTACTAAAATCTATGAAAAGTATCAATTAGAAACATTGCAAGTTCTAAAGGCTAACCCCTATCAATTAGTTCAAGATATCGACGGGGTTTCATTTAAACGTATTGATCAAATGGCCCAAGAACAAGGGATTGCTTTTGATGATGAACGTCGTATTCGTGCTGCTGTTATTGCTGCATTGAATGCGGTGACATTTGATTCCGGCGATACCTTCATTGATGTGAATCAATTAAAGCAAGCAACGCAACGTTTGTTAGGTAGTCGCGTGAGTGCTGAACAAATTGAAGATGCATTTGAAAACTTATTGGCCAATGAGTACATTGTGCAAGAAGGTGAACACGTCTACATCGAAGCAATTTATGAAGCAGAAAAAACGATTGCTCAAAAGATGCTGCGCATGACCAAGTACAATAAAGTGTCATTTGATCGTAAGACCGTGGTGAAAGAACTAGGAATCGTTGAAGGGAATAATAAATTTGCTTATGATGAAGATCAAAAAGAAGCGATTATTTCTGCCTTAACAAACCGTCTGTTTATTTTGACAGGTGGACCCGGAACGGGGAAGACCACTATTGTTAACGCAATTGTATCAACGTACAAACGTTTGCTACGTGCCGAAGGCATGAAAGAAGATGCGGTGCAAGCGAATATTTTGCTTGCAGCACCGACGGGTCGTGCCGCTAAACGTTTGTCAGAAGCGACGGGGATGCCAGCGTCTACGATTCATCGTTTATTAGGAATTACTGGGCGAGAAAACTTAGATGCGTTAGACATTGAACAACTTGAAGGACGCTTATTAGTTATTGATGAGATGTCGATGGTTGATACGCAATTGTTTGCCTTATTAGTTGAAGCCATTGCAGCAAACATGCACGTTATCTTGGTGGGTGACAAAGACCAATTACCTTCTGTTGGACCAGGTCGTGTCTTTTATGACTTGTTGGCAAGTGGTCTATTGAGTTATCGCGAATTGGAGATTATTCACCGCCAAGGTAAAGGGTCAACGATTATTGAATTGGCTAATGAAGTAAAG from Weissella ceti carries:
- a CDS encoding tetratricopeptide repeat protein, yielding MTNAMEKSISELVQLIEQDEKNWSAYVDLIGALVLANALPEAEELGLKSLTLFAETPEATQHLLYAVGNVYYAAGAYDRAQHFFDQITNPELHSDACLMQAQSLYGQKNYQKALAFALTYHEDKPEDIDGLVLLGRIWLALNDLATAKTLFDQALALNADDYAANFARGVVAVAMDKEPNNAWLTHAQALDAAQYKADAEQLDALLTAITGGI
- the recD2 gene encoding SF1B family DNA helicase RecD2, translated to MTGDATQATVQGRVEHIVFAAQDSFFKILAIEVDDNNFDYDDTVLTVTGNFGDIQVDGEYEFFGRLTTHAKYGRQFIADNYQRISTGTISGLVQYLSSERFKGIGEATAQKIVDELGINAVELILDDMSVLDTLDVSDKVKKTLYQQLQQSDGMERAIYALNTFGFGTTMATKIYEKYQLETLQVLKANPYQLVQDIDGVSFKRIDQMAQEQGIAFDDERRIRAAVIAALNAVTFDSGDTFIDVNQLKQATQRLLGSRVSAEQIEDAFENLLANEYIVQEGEHVYIEAIYEAEKTIAQKMLRMTKYNKVSFDRKTVVKELGIVEGNNKFAYDEDQKEAIISALTNRLFILTGGPGTGKTTIVNAIVSTYKRLLRAEGMKEDAVQANILLAAPTGRAAKRLSEATGMPASTIHRLLGITGRENLDALDIEQLEGRLLVIDEMSMVDTQLFALLVEAIAANMHVILVGDKDQLPSVGPGRVFYDLLASGLLSYRELEIIHRQGKGSTIIELANEVKQGRLPGNLTERQPDRSFFPASGNQVRDIVQKIAETWQKRGFSVADMQILSPMYRSAAGVTELNEVAQEIFNPLTPKKREIVIKTGEAPTSFRVGDKVMQTANDPENNVFNGDIGYIKTIMYAKDKENDAKEDMVTVEFDTGFVDYPRQNLIQLRLAYATTIHKAQGAEYKLVIMPMINAFSRMLQRNLLYTGLTRASESLVLIGETSAFVQAAQTEGIKRQTTLKERLLQSDLGEVVEVASTPKKVEQPKVAQPSASEEQTKTERPQSVERNVEQVKTQPATSAPEAEYQGLLTAEIIMAEIIDPNIGMMGMTPSDFKDV